A section of the Chryseobacterium ginsenosidimutans genome encodes:
- a CDS encoding YihY/virulence factor BrkB family protein — protein sequence MKHINFFWETLKEAFKEWNNSTASNDSASLAYYAIFSIPGLLIIIIWIAGYFFGEEAIRGEISNQISGIMGQDVAKSIQDMIAGALIDKENIFMKAVGIGSLIFGSTTLFFQLQHSLNTLWDVKAAPKKAFVKFLLDRANSLGMILMIGFLLMITMVLSSLISVLNNWITAYFGLETYILVQLVNFSIGFLIVMFLFALIFKVLPDVKVSWKPIWKGAFLTAVLFTLGKFLLSLYFGTAKPTSAFGAAGTVILIMMWINYSCMLIFFGAEYTKVYAYRKGYTIVPSKHAKWSDAKLYEDSQKLKTIN from the coding sequence ATGAAGCATATAAACTTTTTTTGGGAGACATTAAAGGAGGCCTTCAAAGAATGGAATAATTCCACAGCATCAAATGATTCTGCGAGCTTAGCTTATTACGCAATTTTTTCAATTCCTGGATTATTGATTATCATTATCTGGATTGCCGGATATTTCTTTGGAGAAGAAGCAATTCGTGGAGAAATCAGCAATCAGATCAGTGGAATTATGGGCCAGGATGTTGCCAAAAGCATTCAGGATATGATTGCAGGCGCTTTAATTGACAAAGAAAATATTTTTATGAAAGCTGTCGGAATTGGTTCACTGATTTTCGGTTCCACTACTCTATTTTTTCAGCTTCAACATTCTTTGAATACTCTTTGGGATGTAAAAGCTGCCCCCAAAAAAGCATTTGTAAAATTTCTTTTAGACAGAGCAAATTCATTGGGAATGATCCTTATGATTGGTTTTTTATTAATGATTACCATGGTTCTTTCCTCCCTGATCAGCGTTTTAAATAATTGGATTACTGCCTATTTTGGTTTAGAAACTTACATATTGGTACAACTGGTAAATTTTAGTATTGGTTTTCTGATTGTTATGTTTCTTTTTGCTTTAATATTTAAAGTTCTTCCCGACGTGAAAGTCAGCTGGAAACCCATTTGGAAAGGTGCTTTCCTGACCGCTGTTCTATTTACACTAGGAAAGTTTTTATTGAGTCTTTATTTCGGAACGGCAAAACCTACTTCTGCTTTCGGAGCAGCAGGAACCGTCATTTTAATAATGATGTGGATTAATTATTCCTGTATGCTGATTTTCTTTGGCGCGGAATATACGAAGGTTTATGCTTATAGAAAGGGCTACACTATTGTTCCCTCAAAACATGCAAAATGGAGTGATGCGAAATTATATGAGGACAGTCAAAAATTAAAAACTATAAATTAA
- the argS gene encoding arginine--tRNA ligase, translated as MNIKNIIEEKLSEVILNVYQLKDINLEVQENKTEFEGDFTIVTFPLVKQLKKNPESIAVELGEALTEQTELLESFNVIKGFLNVKVKNQFFADNFTSVTNDFGKIEKKNSTVMVEYSSPNTNKPLHLGHIRNNLLGFSVAQILKEAGYEVIKTQIINDRGIHICKSMLAWEKYGKGETPDTTETKGDKFVGNYYVKFDQEYKKEISELVEQGVTEEQAKKDAPLMKEAQKMLLDWENGDENVRNLWNEMNSWVYKGFNETYKRLGVDFDQVQYESNTYILGKDLIQEGLDKGVLYQKEDGSVWCDLTEDGLDQKLLLRSDGTSVYMTQDLGTAVERFKEGNIQKLIYTVGNEQDYHFQVLFKILGKLGYSWADQLYHLSYGMVELPNGRMKSREGTVVDADDLMQDMYETAKKITIELGKLEGISDEEKEASYEIIGQAALKYFMLKVDPKKKMLFNPEESVEFSGNTGPFILYTYARIQSLLSKAGFEFKETSDVDFNQYEKELIMLLANYKVIVEKSAELLSPALVANYVYDLVKSYNSFYQSNQVLKLEDENLKQARLNLSDLTAKTIKKSLQLLGIRTVNRM; from the coding sequence ATGAATATTAAAAATATAATAGAAGAAAAACTTTCAGAGGTTATTTTGAATGTCTATCAGTTGAAAGACATTAATTTGGAAGTTCAGGAAAATAAAACAGAATTTGAAGGAGATTTTACGATCGTTACATTTCCGTTGGTAAAACAATTGAAGAAAAATCCGGAAAGTATAGCTGTAGAGTTGGGTGAAGCCTTAACAGAGCAAACTGAATTGTTGGAAAGCTTCAATGTTATAAAAGGATTTCTTAATGTTAAAGTTAAAAATCAGTTTTTTGCAGATAATTTTACATCTGTTACGAATGATTTCGGCAAAATTGAAAAGAAAAATTCTACGGTAATGGTGGAATATTCTTCTCCGAATACCAATAAACCTCTTCACTTAGGGCATATCAGAAATAATTTATTAGGATTTTCTGTTGCTCAGATTCTTAAAGAAGCAGGTTATGAAGTGATTAAAACTCAGATTATCAACGACAGAGGAATTCATATTTGTAAGTCGATGTTGGCTTGGGAGAAATATGGTAAAGGAGAAACTCCTGATACGACAGAAACAAAAGGCGATAAATTTGTCGGAAATTATTATGTGAAATTTGATCAGGAATATAAAAAAGAAATTTCTGAGCTTGTTGAGCAGGGTGTTACCGAGGAGCAGGCAAAAAAAGATGCTCCATTAATGAAGGAAGCCCAAAAAATGTTGTTGGATTGGGAAAATGGAGATGAAAATGTAAGAAATCTTTGGAATGAAATGAACTCTTGGGTTTATAAAGGCTTCAATGAAACTTATAAGAGATTAGGAGTAGATTTTGATCAGGTTCAATACGAAAGCAATACTTATATTTTAGGAAAGGACCTTATTCAGGAAGGTTTGGATAAAGGTGTTTTGTATCAGAAAGAAGATGGCTCCGTTTGGTGCGATCTTACGGAAGATGGTTTGGATCAGAAATTATTATTGCGTTCAGACGGAACTTCTGTGTATATGACTCAGGATTTGGGAACTGCTGTAGAACGTTTCAAAGAAGGAAATATTCAGAAATTAATTTATACTGTTGGGAACGAACAAGATTATCATTTCCAGGTTTTATTTAAAATCTTAGGAAAATTAGGATATTCTTGGGCAGATCAGTTGTATCATTTGTCTTACGGAATGGTTGAGCTTCCGAACGGAAGAATGAAATCCCGTGAAGGAACTGTAGTAGATGCAGATGATTTAATGCAGGATATGTATGAAACGGCAAAAAAGATAACAATAGAATTAGGGAAACTAGAAGGTATTTCTGATGAGGAAAAAGAAGCTTCTTATGAAATAATAGGTCAGGCTGCATTGAAATATTTTATGTTGAAGGTTGATCCTAAGAAAAAAATGCTATTCAATCCTGAAGAAAGTGTAGAATTTTCCGGAAATACAGGACCATTTATTTTGTATACTTACGCTCGTATTCAGTCTTTATTATCAAAAGCAGGTTTTGAATTTAAGGAAACTTCTGATGTTGATTTTAATCAGTATGAAAAAGAATTAATTATGCTTTTGGCAAATTATAAAGTAATAGTTGAAAAATCTGCAGAATTATTGAGCCCTGCGTTGGTAGCAAATTATGTTTATGATTTGGTTAAATCTTATAATTCATTCTATCAAAGCAATCAAGTATTGAAGCTTGAAGATGAAAATTTAAAGCAAGCCCGTTTGAATCTATCGGATCTTACAGCAAAAACGATAAAAAAATCGTTACAACTTCTGGGAATAAGAACTGTAAACAGAATGTAA